ACGAAGGTTTGCAGTATGCGAATCAAATTATTGAAACATCGCAGAAAAGTTATGCCAATGGCGATATGAGTTATTGGTCGTATATCAGTTTTTTAAATCAGGCGATTGATATTAAAAAACAATATGCTGAAGCCACACACAGCTATAATCAAAGTGCAATCGAACTCCAATTCCCAACCATCAAAAACAATTAATCATGAAAAATATATTTAGTAGCGTAGATTTAACCGCAATCCCGATAGCCATCGGGAGCAAAGGTTTTTCGCAAAGCACGCAAAGTTCAATTTTCTTGCGCCCCTTGCGCTTTGTCTTTGCGATCCTTGCGGTTACATTAACAAGTTGCAATGAAAAGAAAGCAGAAGAAACCCACGAAGAAGAAAAATCAAGTACAGAAGTTGCCTTAACAGAATCGCAATACAAAACCGTAGGCATTGAAACAGGAATTGTAGAAGACAGAAATCTCAACAAAGTCATTAAAGCCAATGGATATACCACAGTGCCGCCTCAAAATTCTGCTGAGGTTTCGACTTTAATTGGCGGAACAGTAAAGGATATTTTTGTTTTGGAAGGCACTTATGTCAATAAAGGAAAAGTTTTGGCAACAATCCAAAATCTGGAAGTGATTGAAATGCAGGAAGAATATCAGTCGGCAACGGCTAATGTTGAATATCTGCAGTTAGAATACAATCGCCAGAAAACCTTGAGTGACGAAAATGTAAATCCGAGAAAGATATTTCAAGAAGTAAAAGCAAAATTAGCGGCAGAAAGAGCCCGCGCTCAGGCAGCAAAAAACAAATTAGATGCTTTGCATGTTGGAGCAAAAGGAAGTTCATCTTTAGTTCCAATTGTAGCACCAATAAATGGCTATGTAGGTAAAATCAATATTGCGAAAGGCGCTTTTGCCAATACAGGAGTTTCTTTGTTTGAAGTGGTAGACAACAGTCAGATGCATTTGGATTTAAATGTGTATGAAAAAGATTTGGGATCGATTTCTATTGGTCAGGTAATTGATTTTGTTCTTACCAATCAGTCCAATAAATCGATTAAAGGAAAGATTTTCGGAATCAATAAATCTTTTTCTAACGAAAGTAAAACCGTGGCTGTACACGCTAAAATTGATCCAGCCGACGCGAAAGGTTTGATTCCGGGAATGTATGTTTCGGCCAATATTAATATTACGAATGCTACAGTTCCGGCACTTCCAAAAGATGCTGTCGTTAAAAATGCCGATAAATATTTTGTTTTTGTTCAGGAAGAAGCACATGCGGAAGAAAAACACGAGCACGCAGCAGGCGAAAAAGAAGAAGCTCACGAAAAAGAAATTCATTTTAAAGCAATTGAAGTAATGCCCGGAACAACCGATTTAGGTTTTACCGAAATTAAGTTTGTGGATAAGATTGAACCGCAGACAAAAATCGTTACAAAAGGTGCTTTTTATTTATTGTCGGCAATGAAGGGCGGGGGAGAGCATGAGCACTAAAAAGGTGGTTTTGCCACGAAGTCGCAAAGGTACTAAGCTTTTTCCACATTTTATGTCATCCTCAGGAACGAAGGATCACACATGAAACTCGACAAAGATTGGCGAAGTACTTTATAGAATTATGATGCGCAGTTTCTAGTGTGATCCTTCCTCCGTCAGGATGACAAAAAAAGCTGTAAATTTTAAGTTTACAGCTTTTTTGCTTTGTGTCTTATCGTTGCGGGCACGGATTACAAATCCGCGCTATCGTTGTGTTTAAATATCTGCGCGATCGGGGAAG
This portion of the Flavobacterium panacagri genome encodes:
- a CDS encoding efflux RND transporter periplasmic adaptor subunit, which produces MKNIFSSVDLTAIPIAIGSKGFSQSTQSSIFLRPLRFVFAILAVTLTSCNEKKAEETHEEEKSSTEVALTESQYKTVGIETGIVEDRNLNKVIKANGYTTVPPQNSAEVSTLIGGTVKDIFVLEGTYVNKGKVLATIQNLEVIEMQEEYQSATANVEYLQLEYNRQKTLSDENVNPRKIFQEVKAKLAAERARAQAAKNKLDALHVGAKGSSSLVPIVAPINGYVGKINIAKGAFANTGVSLFEVVDNSQMHLDLNVYEKDLGSISIGQVIDFVLTNQSNKSIKGKIFGINKSFSNESKTVAVHAKIDPADAKGLIPGMYVSANINITNATVPALPKDAVVKNADKYFVFVQEEAHAEEKHEHAAGEKEEAHEKEIHFKAIEVMPGTTDLGFTEIKFVDKIEPQTKIVTKGAFYLLSAMKGGGEHEH